The proteins below come from a single Gordonia pseudamarae genomic window:
- a CDS encoding copper chaperone PCu(A)C yields the protein MTATQFISTRLFARAIAGAAAVLTVGALTACGSDDDASTTLTQAESVTLTDQWIKAADTEMTAEFGILTNNSDNQVTVTGGRSDAAGSVEVHEITEADGVRSMQEIQGGLTIPAGATVELTPGGNHIMLMDLTRPIRAGDQVTITLTFADGSTLDASAQARDFSGNQEKYADHETSSATSHAGE from the coding sequence ATGACGGCAACACAATTCATCAGTACTCGATTGTTCGCACGTGCGATCGCAGGCGCGGCCGCGGTGCTGACGGTAGGTGCACTCACCGCGTGCGGCTCCGACGACGACGCGTCGACGACGCTCACGCAGGCGGAATCGGTCACTCTGACCGACCAGTGGATCAAGGCCGCTGACACCGAGATGACAGCCGAGTTCGGCATCCTCACCAACAACTCCGACAACCAGGTCACCGTGACCGGTGGCCGATCGGACGCCGCGGGCAGCGTGGAGGTCCATGAGATCACCGAGGCCGACGGGGTCCGGTCGATGCAGGAAATCCAGGGAGGCCTGACGATCCCGGCCGGTGCGACGGTGGAACTGACACCCGGCGGCAACCACATCATGCTGATGGATCTGACCAGGCCGATCCGGGCCGGCGACCAGGTCACGATCACGTTGACGTTCGCCGACGGTTCAACCTTGGACGCGTCGGCCCAGGCGCGCGACTTCAGCGGCAATCAGGAGAAGTACGCCGACCACGAGACCTCGTCGGCAACGTCGCATGCCGGTGAGTAG